The following are encoded in a window of Ruminiclostridium herbifermentans genomic DNA:
- a CDS encoding Ig-like domain-containing protein, with translation MRNLRKLTAVLLAVALVLTSMTAVFAADSATIENADKAVALKDLGLYAGQDANDPKVGLENALTTQDSLIFLAKLFGYNDAANALTADQVADALAKFDDAASISEYAKNVVAYSAANGILSGSTQDGKFFVGAKDTVTAARFATFMLKQMGYTVADYKVSVAQLAETKGSKVDATITGDLTRDAAVGVMYGALTAEKASGKTVIADIVGDNADLKAKAEKLGLLEVAPVETADLAVESVKVLNNKQLQVVFNQEMDEESVEDKASYTIKDKGDVEKTLTDDSCVLGDDKKTVTITLDNSVLDCLTNASKAKVTVKKDVKAANEKTLGADKDFEVEVQDGLIPTVKEIKHTGEKNIKITFSEPVLEGGLNSKTLSNSNFAVKSGTYTYYVQNAELSLDVINLEVGTKLIEGPVTVSINDAGLDKANAIQDYAGYKVFKGEHTFDYVKDTSVAVVTVKEAKKLSVKLGFSKPVKAADLRLFHSAKNAANYQADVVTTGGKYVDEIEFKFGTANPLPAGNITLYLVNSETDSNKLVDGYGVKVPDQTLTATVVLDETGPTVTSVKPDKNLGVKITFNEELDADTAKKSSNYAIKTVKDGKTVYFSTPVYPFESNNKVVYLGVPGKLDDNTEFEVVVKKAIEDAAGNKMENDYVTTFTTGDNTAPEIDLDGCYVVENDGKIYIKFSEPMNEAQMLDKSNYMVYADTTKAGGYRALDDDDKVSKISDKIVLIDLDEKVKAPNVKIAPIMDLANKRLYDSVDSVIIENIGVEKVEFKSAELFEANKIKLVFNTKLDKFSNPDISLVSTTGSSLRIASVESQTINDDGNTEIVLVLDQDINTDATYTNKDTEVTSKVYIASKGDGIGTKSVSGTLLTANMSIEVTDKTAPKIAKVKFKDDDDETAKVYVLGYTIYDEAQKQDVEYIPDYDKVKKGVYAYIALEFSEEMDIYSMSKLTFTVDGYTVLDILQLDANVFVLVARAKEDNTAAKTTVTQVYNISDMSDNVLASGSTWTVRDISELPKK, from the coding sequence ATGAGAAATCTCAGAAAGTTAACCGCAGTTCTTTTAGCAGTAGCATTAGTGCTTACTTCTATGACTGCTGTATTCGCAGCTGACTCAGCTACAATAGAAAATGCTGATAAAGCTGTAGCGTTGAAAGATCTTGGTCTCTATGCAGGTCAAGATGCAAATGATCCTAAAGTAGGACTAGAAAATGCATTAACTACACAGGATTCATTAATATTTTTAGCAAAGTTATTTGGATACAATGATGCTGCTAATGCATTAACAGCTGACCAAGTAGCTGATGCTTTAGCTAAGTTTGATGATGCTGCTAGCATATCAGAATATGCTAAGAACGTAGTTGCTTATTCAGCAGCAAATGGTATTTTAAGTGGTTCAACTCAGGATGGTAAATTCTTTGTAGGAGCTAAGGATACTGTTACAGCTGCTAGATTTGCTACATTTATGCTCAAACAAATGGGTTACACTGTAGCAGATTACAAAGTTTCAGTTGCTCAGTTAGCAGAAACTAAGGGAAGCAAAGTTGATGCAACTATAACTGGCGACTTAACTAGAGATGCAGCAGTTGGTGTTATGTATGGTGCTCTTACTGCTGAAAAAGCTAGCGGAAAAACAGTTATCGCTGACATCGTTGGTGACAATGCTGATTTGAAAGCTAAAGCTGAAAAGTTAGGTTTATTAGAAGTTGCTCCAGTAGAAACTGCTGATTTAGCTGTTGAATCAGTTAAAGTATTAAACAACAAGCAGTTACAGGTTGTATTCAACCAGGAAATGGATGAAGAGTCAGTTGAAGATAAGGCTTCATACACAATAAAGGATAAGGGTGATGTTGAAAAAACTCTTACTGATGATAGTTGTGTATTAGGTGATGATAAGAAGACTGTTACTATAACTCTTGACAATTCTGTATTAGATTGCTTGACTAATGCAAGTAAAGCAAAAGTAACAGTTAAGAAAGATGTTAAGGCAGCTAATGAAAAAACATTAGGTGCAGACAAAGATTTTGAAGTAGAAGTACAGGATGGCTTAATACCTACAGTTAAAGAGATTAAGCATACTGGTGAAAAGAACATAAAAATTACTTTCTCAGAGCCAGTTTTAGAAGGTGGTTTAAATAGCAAGACATTGTCAAATTCTAATTTCGCAGTTAAGAGTGGAACATATACATATTATGTTCAGAATGCTGAATTATCATTAGACGTTATAAACTTAGAAGTTGGAACTAAGTTAATAGAAGGTCCAGTTACTGTTTCAATAAATGATGCAGGACTTGACAAGGCTAATGCAATTCAAGACTACGCTGGTTATAAAGTATTTAAAGGCGAACATACTTTTGACTATGTTAAGGATACTTCAGTAGCAGTTGTTACTGTAAAAGAAGCTAAGAAACTCTCAGTTAAATTAGGATTCTCTAAGCCAGTAAAGGCTGCAGATCTTCGTTTGTTCCATTCAGCTAAGAACGCTGCTAACTATCAGGCAGATGTAGTAACAACTGGTGGAAAATATGTTGATGAAATTGAGTTTAAGTTTGGTACTGCTAATCCATTACCAGCTGGAAATATTACTTTATACTTAGTAAATAGTGAAACTGATTCAAACAAGTTAGTTGATGGTTATGGAGTTAAAGTTCCTGATCAGACTCTTACAGCTACTGTAGTTTTAGATGAAACTGGTCCTACAGTTACATCAGTTAAACCAGATAAGAACTTAGGTGTTAAGATTACTTTCAATGAAGAGTTGGATGCTGATACTGCTAAAAAATCTTCAAACTATGCAATCAAAACAGTAAAAGATGGTAAAACTGTTTACTTCTCAACACCTGTATATCCTTTTGAAAGCAATAATAAGGTTGTTTATTTAGGAGTACCAGGAAAATTAGATGACAATACTGAATTTGAAGTAGTTGTTAAAAAAGCAATTGAAGATGCTGCTGGAAACAAAATGGAAAATGACTATGTAACAACATTTACTACTGGCGATAATACAGCACCAGAAATTGACTTAGATGGTTGTTATGTGGTTGAAAATGATGGTAAAATTTATATCAAATTCTCTGAGCCAATGAATGAAGCTCAGATGCTAGATAAGTCAAACTATATGGTTTACGCAGATACTACTAAAGCGGGTGGTTATCGTGCACTAGACGATGATGACAAGGTTTCTAAGATATCAGATAAAATTGTCCTCATTGACTTAGACGAAAAAGTTAAAGCGCCTAATGTAAAGATTGCTCCAATCATGGACTTAGCAAACAAGAGATTGTATGATAGCGTTGATTCAGTTATAATTGAAAACATTGGTGTTGAAAAAGTAGAATTTAAGTCTGCAGAATTGTTTGAAGCAAACAAAATTAAACTTGTATTCAATACAAAGCTAGACAAATTCAGTAATCCAGATATTTCATTAGTTTCTACTACTGGAAGTTCTCTAAGAATAGCATCAGTAGAGTCACAAACAATAAATGATGATGGAAATACTGAGATAGTATTAGTTCTTGATCAAGATATCAATACTGATGCAACATATACTAATAAGGATACTGAAGTAACTTCAAAAGTATATATTGCTTCAAAAGGTGATGGTATAGGCACAAAATCAGTATCTGGTACATTATTAACTGCTAACATGAGTATCGAAGTTACTGATAAAACAGCTCCTAAGATCGCTAAGGTTAAGTTCAAGGATGACGATGATGAAACAGCAAAAGTTTACGTTTTAGGATACACAATTTATGACGAAGCACAAAAGCAGGATGTAGAATATATACCAGATTACGATAAGGTTAAGAAGGGTGTTTATGCATATATAGCACTCGAATTCTCCGAGGAAATGGATATCTACTCTATGTCAAAACTTACATTTACAGTTGATGGATATACTGTATTAGACATATTACAATTAGATGCTAATGTATTTGTATTAGTAGCTAGAGCTAAAGAAGACAATACTGCAGCTAAGACTACTGTAACACAAGTTTACAATATCTCTGATATGAGTGATAATGTATTGGCATCAGGTTCTACTTGGACAGTAAGAGATATAAGTGAACTTCCTAAAAAGTAA
- a CDS encoding Ig-like domain-containing protein: protein MMKFKKISAAAVALAMTVTSLVPAFADTATVVNGEKAIVLNTLDLYAGTNPDTFEPALEAELTRGQGAILLTKLFNMDSAAMAMTDEQADAILKNFKDASKVSSSAKKRLAYLVDQGIMSGSKEANGLYLNDGENLKGGQFATLILKQMGFNVEHWYEAIDQLAEVEGTEGIAAYAALGQQGLLRDHAVGIMYGALKAEYANGMATIIEKIVESKPEIREAAIKAGLIAAPVSAELEIVSVKALNNKQIEVVFNQEMDKDSAQNNDLYTILDKGTAKKTLTSTSAVLGADKKTVTITLDSSVLDSLTNSSKAKVTIDGDIMAANEKTLGKDKEFSVEIQDGILPTVKEVKATGEKNIKITFSEPVLEGGTNSKTLSTSSFAVKSGTYTYYVSNADLDLNVINLTLGTNLIEGPVAVTVNAAGLGNDVKSIQDYAGYKVFKGDHTFNYVKDTSVAVVTVKEAKPESVTLAFSKPVKAADLRLFHSAKNAANYQSNVVTTNGKYVDEITFTFDNVNNPVPAGNINLYLVNSETDSNKLIDGYGIKVPDQTLTANVVVDVTGPTVSSKNVDKNLSVKLTFNEALKATTVKSSNFTFKSVKDGKTVYFTVEYPVDGNNKVVKLNVPGLLDDNTEYEVVAKKAIEDLAGNKMENDYVTTFTTGDNTAPTIDKADAYVVKAEGKIYLKFSEPMNEAQMLDKSNYQVRPTSSANYRDLDDDDKLTKISDRMVLIDLDEEVDAPDVKIAPIMDLANKRLNGKVDATELIGIDVETVEFKSAELIATNKIKVVFNKQLDTFSNPDISLSGASITTESAVRIASVESQTVNDDGNTEIVLVLDQDINTDATFTNSNGVTAPISIATGTTTSSKSVSGTKLATNLSMNIDDKTAPTVAKVKFDGDDEKTPAVYVLEYTIIDGNGDEVNYTPNYNKVDKDVTAYIAIKFSEKMDIYTMSKLTFTVDGYAVVDVLQSIADDNLLVLQVKAKANNTPARTTVTQVYNISDMNDNVLAAGSTWTVRDITELP from the coding sequence ATGATGAAATTTAAGAAAATTTCTGCTGCTGCAGTTGCACTTGCAATGACAGTAACTAGTTTAGTTCCAGCATTTGCTGATACAGCAACTGTTGTAAACGGCGAAAAAGCAATTGTTCTTAACACATTGGACTTGTATGCAGGAACAAATCCAGACACTTTTGAACCAGCTCTCGAAGCTGAGCTTACAAGAGGACAAGGAGCAATACTATTAACAAAATTGTTTAATATGGATTCTGCTGCAATGGCAATGACTGATGAACAAGCAGATGCGATACTAAAGAACTTCAAAGATGCATCAAAAGTATCATCATCAGCTAAAAAGAGATTGGCATACTTGGTAGACCAAGGTATAATGTCAGGTTCTAAAGAAGCTAACGGTCTATATCTTAACGATGGAGAAAATCTTAAGGGCGGGCAGTTTGCAACATTAATATTAAAGCAGATGGGATTTAATGTTGAACACTGGTATGAAGCGATAGATCAGCTTGCAGAAGTTGAAGGCACAGAGGGAATTGCGGCATATGCTGCACTCGGACAGCAGGGACTTCTCAGAGACCATGCAGTAGGAATCATGTATGGTGCACTTAAAGCTGAATATGCAAACGGAATGGCAACTATTATCGAGAAGATAGTAGAATCCAAGCCAGAAATCAGAGAAGCAGCTATAAAAGCAGGACTTATTGCTGCACCAGTTTCTGCAGAACTAGAGATTGTATCCGTTAAAGCTTTAAACAATAAGCAGATAGAGGTTGTATTTAATCAAGAGATGGACAAAGATTCAGCTCAGAATAATGATTTATATACAATCCTAGATAAGGGTACAGCTAAAAAAACTCTTACTAGTACTAGTGCAGTATTAGGTGCTGATAAGAAGACAGTTACTATAACTTTGGATAGTTCTGTATTAGATAGCTTGACAAATTCAAGTAAAGCAAAAGTTACAATTGATGGAGACATCATGGCAGCTAATGAAAAGACTTTAGGCAAAGACAAAGAATTTAGTGTTGAAATACAAGATGGTATATTGCCTACAGTTAAAGAGGTTAAGGCTACTGGTGAGAAGAATATAAAAATTACTTTCTCAGAGCCAGTTTTAGAAGGTGGAACTAATAGTAAAACACTTTCAACTTCAAGTTTTGCAGTTAAGAGTGGAACATACACATATTATGTTTCAAATGCCGACCTAGACTTGAATGTTATCAACTTAACACTTGGAACTAATTTAATAGAGGGTCCAGTTGCTGTTACAGTAAATGCTGCTGGTTTAGGAAATGATGTTAAATCAATCCAAGATTATGCTGGTTATAAAGTGTTTAAAGGCGACCATACATTTAACTATGTAAAAGATACTTCTGTAGCAGTAGTAACTGTTAAAGAAGCTAAGCCAGAATCAGTTACACTTGCATTCTCAAAACCAGTTAAAGCTGCAGATCTTCGTTTGTTCCATTCAGCTAAGAATGCTGCAAACTATCAGTCTAATGTAGTAACTACAAATGGAAAATATGTTGATGAAATTACATTTACATTTGATAATGTAAATAACCCAGTACCAGCTGGAAATATTAATCTATATCTAGTAAATAGTGAAACTGATAGCAACAAACTAATTGATGGTTATGGAATAAAGGTTCCAGACCAAACACTAACAGCTAATGTAGTTGTAGATGTAACTGGTCCTACAGTATCATCAAAAAATGTAGATAAAAATTTATCAGTTAAGCTAACTTTCAATGAAGCATTAAAAGCAACCACTGTAAAATCATCTAACTTTACTTTCAAATCCGTAAAGGATGGTAAGACAGTATACTTTACAGTAGAATATCCTGTAGATGGCAACAATAAAGTTGTTAAGCTAAATGTACCAGGATTGCTAGACGATAATACTGAATATGAAGTTGTTGCTAAGAAAGCAATAGAAGACTTAGCAGGAAATAAGATGGAAAATGATTATGTAACAACATTTACTACTGGTGATAATACAGCGCCAACAATTGATAAGGCTGATGCTTACGTGGTTAAAGCTGAAGGTAAGATATATCTGAAATTCAGTGAGCCAATGAATGAAGCTCAGATGCTTGACAAATCAAACTATCAGGTTAGACCGACAAGTAGTGCTAACTACCGTGATTTAGATGATGATGACAAGCTAACTAAGATATCAGATAGAATGGTTCTTATTGATTTAGACGAAGAAGTAGATGCTCCAGATGTAAAGATTGCTCCAATCATGGACTTAGCAAATAAGAGATTGAATGGAAAAGTTGATGCTACTGAATTAATAGGTATTGATGTAGAAACAGTAGAATTTAAGAGTGCAGAATTAATTGCAACAAATAAGATTAAAGTAGTATTTAACAAACAGTTAGACACATTTAGCAATCCTGATATTTCCTTAAGTGGTGCAAGCATAACTACTGAAAGTGCTGTAAGAATAGCATCAGTAGAGTCACAAACAGTTAATGATGATGGAAATACAGAGATAGTATTAGTTCTTGACCAAGATATTAATACAGATGCTACATTCACTAACAGTAATGGTGTTACAGCACCAATATCAATAGCAACAGGAACTACTACTTCATCAAAATCAGTTTCTGGTACTAAGTTAGCTACTAACTTAAGTATGAATATTGATGATAAAACAGCTCCTACAGTAGCTAAGGTTAAATTCGATGGTGATGATGAAAAGACTCCAGCAGTTTATGTCTTAGAATATACAATTATTGATGGAAATGGTGATGAAGTTAACTATACACCAAATTACAACAAGGTTGATAAAGATGTTACTGCATATATAGCAATCAAATTCTCTGAGAAGATGGATATTTACACTATGTCAAAGCTTACTTTCACAGTTGATGGATATGCTGTAGTAGATGTGTTACAAAGCATAGCAGATGATAATTTACTAGTATTACAGGTTAAAGCTAAGGCAAATAATACTCCAGCTAGAACAACTGTAACACAAGTTTACAATATCTCTGATATGAATGATAATGTATTAGCAGCAGGTTCTACTTGGACAGTAAGAGATATAACTGAACTTCCTTAA